From a region of the Podospora pseudopauciseta strain CBS 411.78 chromosome 7 map unlocalized CBS411.78m_7, whole genome shotgun sequence genome:
- a CDS encoding uncharacterized protein (COG:S; EggNog:ENOG503P5N3): MRSSTISVLLGAASMVAAIQITSPSKNDVVDLSAGVKVEWSTVNTDPDSAHLFLVNMASGHTPYNKDLGEVDLSTGSIVITEKDVPEDGAFQFNFQSVKQNNMGILAQSEQFENKKEEGKDKDETTTKATTTTGGAKTTLTTATTAATAATTTGADSEDTDDEETETSSTSTGTSTGTAAAASGTSSETPESGAAGLAVKGTMLALVAGVLAVVA, translated from the coding sequence ATGCGCTCCTCCACCATTtccgtcctcctcggcgctGCCTCCATGGTCGCTGCCATCCAGatcacctccccttccaagAACGACGTTGTCGACCTCTCGGCCGGCGTCAAGGTCGAGTGGTCCACCGTCAACACCGACCCTGACTCGgcccacctcttcctcgtcaacatGGCCTCGGGCCACACCCCCTATAACAAGGACCTCGGTGAGGTCGACCTCTCGACCGGCTCCATCGTGATCACCGAGAAGGACGTCCCCGAGGACGGCGCCTTCCAGTTCAACTTCCAGAGCGTCAAGCAGAACAACATGGGCATCCTCGCCCAGAGCGAGCAGTTTgagaacaagaaggaggagggcaaggacaaggacgagaccaccaccaaggccaccaccaccacaggaGGTGCCAAGACCACCTTgaccactgccaccaccgctgctACCGCCGCTACCACCACTGGCGCCGATTCCGAGGACACCGACGATGAGGAGACTGAGACCAGCAGCACTTCTACTGGCACCTCCACCGGtaccgctgctgctgcttctggcACTTCTTCGGAGACCCCTGAAAGCGGTGCTGCTGGTCTTGCTGTCAAGGGCACCATGCTCGCCCTCGTTGCTGGTGTCTTGGCTGTCGTTGCCTAA